Proteins encoded by one window of Camelus dromedarius isolate mCamDro1 chromosome 27, mCamDro1.pat, whole genome shotgun sequence:
- the SBNO2 gene encoding protein strawberry notch homolog 2 isoform X2 encodes MPLRPGSRSRPMLAARPAMDGEFPQHEPPPAGSVLYSPPPLQAPLCGSSVQNAMLHCSWWSPFSPAAYPAFSSESHQFMNSSSFIVGQPCADTSYGPAAASPSFPPKSSDFPQDTSYLDDLSNASIFSSSVDSLSDIADTPDFLPADSLNQVPTIWDVSTGPSTHDKLFLPSGPFTGLEDPVSSLPSTPLLVSYQSQSQPEEEDEAEEDEAEELGHAETYADYVPSKSKIGKQHPDRVVETSTLSSVPPPDITYTLALPTSDSGALSALQLEAITYACQQHEVLLPGGQRAGFLIGDGAGVGKGRTVAGIILENYLRGRKKALWFSVSNDLKYDAERDLRDIAASGIAVHALSKIKYGDNTTSEGVLFATYSALIGESQAGGQHRTRIRQILEWCGEAFDGVIVFDECHKAKNASSTKMGKAVLDLQNKLPLARVVYASATGASEPRNMIYMSRLGIWGEGTPFRTFEEFLHAIEKRGVGAMEIVAMDMKVSGMYIARQLSFSGVTFRIEEIPLAPAFEHIYNRAALLWAEALGVFQQAADWIGLESRKSLWGQFWSAHQRFFKYLCVAAKVCRLVELAREELARDKCVVIGLQSTGEARTREVLDEKEGQLDGFVSAAEGVFLSLIQKHFPSTKRKRERGAGSKRRRRPRGRGAKAPRLACEVAGVIRISDDSSTESDGGLDSDFHSSPESLMDDDVVIVDTVGLPADDRGPLCLPQRDLHGPGILERVERLKQDLLAKVRALGRELPVNTLDELIDQLGGPERVAEMTGRKGRVVSRPDGTVAFESRAEQGLSIDHVNLREKERFMNGEKLVAIISEASSSGVSLQADRRVQNQRRRVHMTLELPWSADRAIQQFGRTHRSNQVSAPEYIFLISELAGERRFASIVAKRLESLGALTHGDRRATESRDLSKYNFENKYGARALSCVLTTILSQTESKVPLPQGYPGGDAAFFRDMKQGLLSVGIGGRESRSGCLDVEKDCSITKFLNRILGLEVHKQNALFQYFSDTFDHLIAVDKKEGKYDMGILDLAPGIDEIYEESQQVFLAPGHPQDGQVVFYKISVDRGLKWEEAYARSLELTGTHDGFYLSYKVRDNKPSCLLAQQNRGKLFTVYKPNIGRQSQLETFDSLCRKFHRVTAEEAREHWESSYTFSLTHCSHTTNRHCRLAQQGKDCAQGLRLRHHYMLCGALLRVWGRIAAVMADVTSSSYLQIVRLKTKDKKKQVGIKIPEGCVHRVLQELQLMDADVKHKQARSRGLPPPPAALRPLALPCGPSEVLDLTYSPPAQAFPLPSPFTFPPPPVPGPGGLLLGAPDAPEAPTDPAALLHQGCDINFKEVLEDMLRSLNAVPPAEPPGPLGAGAGAPGAPGGGGGPERQSVIQFSPPFPNS; translated from the exons GACACCTCGTACCTCGATGACCTCTCCAATGCCTCCATCTTCTCCTCGTCCGTGGACTCCCTCTCGGACATCGCAGACACACCTGACTTCCTGCCCGCTGACAGCCTCAACCAGGTGCCTACCATCTGGGATGTGAGCACTGGCCCCTCCACCCATGACAAG CTGTTCCTGCCCAGTGGGCCTTTTACAGGCCTTGAGGACCCTgtgtcctccctccccagcacgcCACTTCTTGTCAGCTATCAG TCTCAGAGTCAGCCTGAGGAGGAGGACGAGGCCGAGGAGGATGAGGCAGAGGAGCTGGGCCATGCAGAGACCTACGCTGACTACGTGCCGTCCAAGT CCAAGATCGGGAAGCAGCACCCGGACCGCGTGGTGGAAACCAGCACACTGTCTAGCGTCCCGCCGCCGGACATCACCTACACCCTCGCCCTGCCCACCTCGGACAGCGGGGCCCTTTCCGCCCTGCAGCTGGAGGCCATCACATACGCCTGCCAG caACACGAGGTCCTGCTCCCGGGCGGGCAGCGTGCGGGCTTCCTCATTGGCGATGGCGCTGGCGTGGGCAAGGGCCGCACGGTGGCCGGCATCATTCTGGAGAACTATCTGCGGGGCCGGAAGAAGGCCTTGTG GTTCAGCGTCTCCAACGATCTCAAGTACGACGCGGAGCGCGACCTGCGAGACATCGCGGCCTCGGGCATTGCAGTGCACGCGCTGAGCAAG ATCAAGTACGGCGACAACACTACCTCAGAGGGCGTCCTCTTCGCCACCTACTCCGCCCTGATCGGGGAGAGCCAGGCAGGCGGGCAGCACCGCACGCGCATCCGGCAGATCCTGGAGTGGTGCGGGGAGGCCTTCGATGGCGTG ATCGTGTTTGATGAGTGTCACAAGGCCAAGAACGCCAGCTCCACCAAGATGGGCAAGGCCGTGCTGGACTTGCAGAACAAGCTGCCCCTGGCCAGGGTGGTCTACGCCAGCGCCACAG gtgccTCTGAGCCCAGGAACATGATCTACATGAGCCGCCTGGGCATCTGGGGCGAGGGGACGCCCTTCCGGACCTTCGAGGAGTTTCTGCATGCCATCGAGAAGAg GGGTGTGGGCGCCATGGAGATCGTGGCCATGGACATGAAGGTCAGCGGCATGTACATCGCACGCCAGCTCAGCTTCTCTGGCGTCACCTTCCGCATCGAGGAGATCCCGCTCGCCCCGGCCTTTGAGCACATCTACAACCGGGCGGCTCTGCTG TGGGCCGAGGCCCTGGGCGTGTTCCAGCAGGCAGCCGACTGGATCGGCTTGGAGTCTCGCAAGTCCCTGTGGGGTCAGTTCTGGTCAGCCCACCAGCGATTCTTCAAGTACCTGTGTGTTGCCGCCAAAGTGTGCCGGCTGGTGGAGCTGGCCCGGGAGGAGCTGGCCCGGGACAAG TGCGTGGTCATCGGGCTGCAGTCTACGGGTGAGGCGCGGACTCGGGAGGTGCTGGATGAGAAAGAGGGGCAACTTGATGGCTTCGTCTCCGCCGCTGA GGGCGTCTTCCTGTCACTAATTCAGAAGCACTTTCCCTCAACCAAGAGAAAGCGGGAGAGAGGAGCAGGCAGTAAGAGAAGAC GGCGGCCGCGGGGCCGTGGAGCCAAGGCACCCAGGCTGGCGTGCGAGGTGGCAGGCGTGATCCGGATCAGTGATGACAGCAGCACGGAGTCGGACGGCGGCCTGGACAGCGACTTCCACTCCTCCCCCGAGTCCCTGATGGATGACGACGTGGTCATCGTGGACACCGTCGGGCTTCCAGCCGATGACCGCG GCCCGCTGTGCCTCCCACAGCGAGACCTGCATGGCCCTGGCATCCTGGAGCGGGTTGAGCGGCTGAAGCAGGACCTGCTGGCCAAGGTGCGGGCGCTGGGTCGGGAGCTGCCTGTCAACACCCTGGACGAGCTCATTGACCAGCTggggggcccagagagggtggcAGAG ATGACCGGCAGGAAGGGCCGCGTGGTGTCCAGGCCTGATGGGACAGTGGCCTTCGAGTCACGGGCAGAGCAGGGCCTCTCCATCGACCACGTGAACCTCAGGGAGAAGGAACGGTTCATGAATGGCGAGAag CTCGTGGCCATCATCTCAGAGGCCTCCAGCTCCGGTGTCTCCCTCCAAGCTGACCGCCGGGTCCAGAACCAGCGGCGCCGGGTCCACATGACGCTCGAGCTGCCCTGGAGTGCTGACCGCGCCATCCAGCAGTTCG gcagGACCCACCGGTCCAACCAGGTCTCTGCACCTGAGTACATCTTCCTCATCTCAGAGCTGGCTGGGGAGCGCAGGTTTGCCTCCATTGTGGCCAAGCGGCTGGAGAGCCTC GGGGCATTGACCCACGGGGACCGCCGAGCCACCGAGTCCCGGGACTTGAGCAAGTACAACTTTGAGAACAAG TACGGCGCCCGGGCCCTCAGCTGCGTCCTCACCACCATCCTTAGCCAGACAGAGAGCAAGGTGCCGCTGCCCCAGGGCTACCCGGGAGGGGATGCCGCCTTCTTCCGTG acaTGAAGCAGGGGCTGCTGTCGGTTGGCATCGGAGGGCGCGAGTCCAGGTCCGGCTGCCTGGATGTGGAGAAGG ACTGCTCCATCACCAAGTTCCTGAACCGTATCCTGGGGCTGGAAGTGCACAAGCAGAACGCGCTGTTCCAGTACTTCTCTGACACCTTCGACCACCTCATCGCGGTGGACAAGAAGGAGGGCAAATACGACATGGGCATCCTGG ACCTGGCTCCCGGCATCGACGAGATCTACGAGGAGAGCCAGCAGGTGTTCCTGGCCCCCGGGCACCCACAGGACGGGCAGGTGGTCTTCTACAAG ATCAGCGTGGACCGCGGCCTGAAGTGGGAGGAGGCGTATGCCAGGTCTCTGGAGCTGACAGGCACCCACGACGGCTTCTACCTCTCCTACAAG gtCCGTGACAACAAGCCCAGCTGCCTGCTGGCCCAGCAGAACCGCGGCAAGCTCTTCACCGTGTATAAGCCCAACATCGGGCGGCAGAGCCAGCTGGAGACGTTCGACAGCCTGTGCCGGAAGTTCCACCGG GTGACAGCGGAGGAGGCCAGGGAGCACTGGGAGAGCAGCTACACCTTCTCGCTGACGCACTGCAGCCACACCAC GAACCGGCACTGCCGGCTGGCGCAGCAGGGTAAGGATTGTGCGCAGGGCCTGCGGCTGCGCCACCACTACATGCTGTGCGGGGCCCTGCTGCGCGTGTGGGGCCGCATCGCCGCCGTCATGGCCGACGTCACCAGCAGCAGCTACCTGCAGATAGTACGTCTCAAGACCAAGGACAAGAAGAAGCAAGTTG GCATCAAGATCCCCGAGGGCTGCGTGCACCGGGTGCTGCAGGAGCTGCAGCTCATGGACGCCGACGTGAAGCACAAGCAGGCGCGCAGCCGCGGGCTTCCCCCTCCACCGGCCGCCCTGCGCCCGCTTGCACTGCCCTGCGGCCCCAGCGAGGTCCTGGACCTCACCTACAGCCCGCCCGCCCAGGCCTTCCCTCTGCCCTCGCCGTTCACCTTCCCACCGCCGCCGGTCCCCGGCCCCGGTGGCCTGCTGCTGGGCGCTCCGGATGCCCCCGAGGCCCCGACTGACCCCGCGGCCCTCCTGCACCAGGGCTGTGACATCAACTTCAAGGAGGTTCTGGAGGACATGCTGCGCTCCCTCAACGCTGTGCCACCCGCCGAACCCCCAGGCCCTCTGGGGGCTGGCGCCGGGGCCCCGGGCGCTCCTGGGGGCGGTGGGGGCCCTGAGCGGCAGAGCGTCATCCAGTTCAGCCCCCCATTCCCAAACTCCTAG
- the SBNO2 gene encoding protein strawberry notch homolog 2 isoform X1, giving the protein MPLRPGSRSRPMLAARPAMDGEFPQHEPPPAGSVLYSPPPLQAPLCGSSVQNAMLHCSWWSPFSPAAYPAFSSESHQFMNSSSFIVGQPCADTSYGPAAASPSFPPKSSDFPQDTSYLDDLSNASIFSSSVDSLSDIADTPDFLPADSLNQVPTIWDVSTGPSTHDKLFLPSGPFTGLEDPVSSLPSTPLLVSYQSQSQPEEEDEAEEDEAEELGHAETYADYVPSKSKIGKQHPDRVVETSTLSSVPPPDITYTLALPTSDSGALSALQLEAITYACQQHEVLLPGGQRAGFLIGDGAGVGKGRTVAGIILENYLRGRKKALWFSVSNDLKYDAERDLRDIAASGIAVHALSKIKYGDNTTSEGVLFATYSALIGESQAGGQHRTRIRQILEWCGEAFDGVIVFDECHKAKNASSTKMGKAVLDLQNKLPLARVVYASATGASEPRNMIYMSRLGIWGEGTPFRTFEEFLHAIEKRGVGAMEIVAMDMKVSGMYIARQLSFSGVTFRIEEIPLAPAFEHIYNRAALLWAEALGVFQQAADWIGLESRKSLWGQFWSAHQRFFKYLCVAAKVCRLVELAREELARDKCVVIGLQSTGEARTREVLDEKEGQLDGFVSAAEGVFLSLIQKHFPSTKRKRERGAGSKRRRRPRGRGAKAPRLACEVAGVIRISDDSSTESDGGLDSDFHSSPESLMDDDVVIVDTVGLPADDRGPLCLPQRDLHGPGILERVERLKQDLLAKVRALGRELPVNTLDELIDQLGGPERVAEMTGRKGRVVSRPDGTVAFESRAEQGLSIDHVNLREKERFMNGEKLVAIISEASSSGVSLQADRRVQNQRRRVHMTLELPWSADRAIQQFGRTHRSNQVSAPEYIFLISELAGERRFASIVAKRLESLGALTHGDRRATESRDLSKYNFENKYGARALSCVLTTILSQTESKVPLPQGYPGGDAAFFRDMKQGLLSVGIGGRESRSGCLDVEKDCSITKFLNRILGLEVHKQNALFQYFSDTFDHLIAVDKKEGKYDMGILDLAPGIDEIYEESQQVFLAPGHPQDGQVVFYKISVDRGLKWEEAYARSLELTGTHDGFYLSYKVRDNKPSCLLAQQNRGKLFTVYKPNIGRQSQLETFDSLCRKFHRVTAEEAREHWESSYTFSLTHCSHTTWNRHCRLAQQGKDCAQGLRLRHHYMLCGALLRVWGRIAAVMADVTSSSYLQIVRLKTKDKKKQVGIKIPEGCVHRVLQELQLMDADVKHKQARSRGLPPPPAALRPLALPCGPSEVLDLTYSPPAQAFPLPSPFTFPPPPVPGPGGLLLGAPDAPEAPTDPAALLHQGCDINFKEVLEDMLRSLNAVPPAEPPGPLGAGAGAPGAPGGGGGPERQSVIQFSPPFPNS; this is encoded by the exons GACACCTCGTACCTCGATGACCTCTCCAATGCCTCCATCTTCTCCTCGTCCGTGGACTCCCTCTCGGACATCGCAGACACACCTGACTTCCTGCCCGCTGACAGCCTCAACCAGGTGCCTACCATCTGGGATGTGAGCACTGGCCCCTCCACCCATGACAAG CTGTTCCTGCCCAGTGGGCCTTTTACAGGCCTTGAGGACCCTgtgtcctccctccccagcacgcCACTTCTTGTCAGCTATCAG TCTCAGAGTCAGCCTGAGGAGGAGGACGAGGCCGAGGAGGATGAGGCAGAGGAGCTGGGCCATGCAGAGACCTACGCTGACTACGTGCCGTCCAAGT CCAAGATCGGGAAGCAGCACCCGGACCGCGTGGTGGAAACCAGCACACTGTCTAGCGTCCCGCCGCCGGACATCACCTACACCCTCGCCCTGCCCACCTCGGACAGCGGGGCCCTTTCCGCCCTGCAGCTGGAGGCCATCACATACGCCTGCCAG caACACGAGGTCCTGCTCCCGGGCGGGCAGCGTGCGGGCTTCCTCATTGGCGATGGCGCTGGCGTGGGCAAGGGCCGCACGGTGGCCGGCATCATTCTGGAGAACTATCTGCGGGGCCGGAAGAAGGCCTTGTG GTTCAGCGTCTCCAACGATCTCAAGTACGACGCGGAGCGCGACCTGCGAGACATCGCGGCCTCGGGCATTGCAGTGCACGCGCTGAGCAAG ATCAAGTACGGCGACAACACTACCTCAGAGGGCGTCCTCTTCGCCACCTACTCCGCCCTGATCGGGGAGAGCCAGGCAGGCGGGCAGCACCGCACGCGCATCCGGCAGATCCTGGAGTGGTGCGGGGAGGCCTTCGATGGCGTG ATCGTGTTTGATGAGTGTCACAAGGCCAAGAACGCCAGCTCCACCAAGATGGGCAAGGCCGTGCTGGACTTGCAGAACAAGCTGCCCCTGGCCAGGGTGGTCTACGCCAGCGCCACAG gtgccTCTGAGCCCAGGAACATGATCTACATGAGCCGCCTGGGCATCTGGGGCGAGGGGACGCCCTTCCGGACCTTCGAGGAGTTTCTGCATGCCATCGAGAAGAg GGGTGTGGGCGCCATGGAGATCGTGGCCATGGACATGAAGGTCAGCGGCATGTACATCGCACGCCAGCTCAGCTTCTCTGGCGTCACCTTCCGCATCGAGGAGATCCCGCTCGCCCCGGCCTTTGAGCACATCTACAACCGGGCGGCTCTGCTG TGGGCCGAGGCCCTGGGCGTGTTCCAGCAGGCAGCCGACTGGATCGGCTTGGAGTCTCGCAAGTCCCTGTGGGGTCAGTTCTGGTCAGCCCACCAGCGATTCTTCAAGTACCTGTGTGTTGCCGCCAAAGTGTGCCGGCTGGTGGAGCTGGCCCGGGAGGAGCTGGCCCGGGACAAG TGCGTGGTCATCGGGCTGCAGTCTACGGGTGAGGCGCGGACTCGGGAGGTGCTGGATGAGAAAGAGGGGCAACTTGATGGCTTCGTCTCCGCCGCTGA GGGCGTCTTCCTGTCACTAATTCAGAAGCACTTTCCCTCAACCAAGAGAAAGCGGGAGAGAGGAGCAGGCAGTAAGAGAAGAC GGCGGCCGCGGGGCCGTGGAGCCAAGGCACCCAGGCTGGCGTGCGAGGTGGCAGGCGTGATCCGGATCAGTGATGACAGCAGCACGGAGTCGGACGGCGGCCTGGACAGCGACTTCCACTCCTCCCCCGAGTCCCTGATGGATGACGACGTGGTCATCGTGGACACCGTCGGGCTTCCAGCCGATGACCGCG GCCCGCTGTGCCTCCCACAGCGAGACCTGCATGGCCCTGGCATCCTGGAGCGGGTTGAGCGGCTGAAGCAGGACCTGCTGGCCAAGGTGCGGGCGCTGGGTCGGGAGCTGCCTGTCAACACCCTGGACGAGCTCATTGACCAGCTggggggcccagagagggtggcAGAG ATGACCGGCAGGAAGGGCCGCGTGGTGTCCAGGCCTGATGGGACAGTGGCCTTCGAGTCACGGGCAGAGCAGGGCCTCTCCATCGACCACGTGAACCTCAGGGAGAAGGAACGGTTCATGAATGGCGAGAag CTCGTGGCCATCATCTCAGAGGCCTCCAGCTCCGGTGTCTCCCTCCAAGCTGACCGCCGGGTCCAGAACCAGCGGCGCCGGGTCCACATGACGCTCGAGCTGCCCTGGAGTGCTGACCGCGCCATCCAGCAGTTCG gcagGACCCACCGGTCCAACCAGGTCTCTGCACCTGAGTACATCTTCCTCATCTCAGAGCTGGCTGGGGAGCGCAGGTTTGCCTCCATTGTGGCCAAGCGGCTGGAGAGCCTC GGGGCATTGACCCACGGGGACCGCCGAGCCACCGAGTCCCGGGACTTGAGCAAGTACAACTTTGAGAACAAG TACGGCGCCCGGGCCCTCAGCTGCGTCCTCACCACCATCCTTAGCCAGACAGAGAGCAAGGTGCCGCTGCCCCAGGGCTACCCGGGAGGGGATGCCGCCTTCTTCCGTG acaTGAAGCAGGGGCTGCTGTCGGTTGGCATCGGAGGGCGCGAGTCCAGGTCCGGCTGCCTGGATGTGGAGAAGG ACTGCTCCATCACCAAGTTCCTGAACCGTATCCTGGGGCTGGAAGTGCACAAGCAGAACGCGCTGTTCCAGTACTTCTCTGACACCTTCGACCACCTCATCGCGGTGGACAAGAAGGAGGGCAAATACGACATGGGCATCCTGG ACCTGGCTCCCGGCATCGACGAGATCTACGAGGAGAGCCAGCAGGTGTTCCTGGCCCCCGGGCACCCACAGGACGGGCAGGTGGTCTTCTACAAG ATCAGCGTGGACCGCGGCCTGAAGTGGGAGGAGGCGTATGCCAGGTCTCTGGAGCTGACAGGCACCCACGACGGCTTCTACCTCTCCTACAAG gtCCGTGACAACAAGCCCAGCTGCCTGCTGGCCCAGCAGAACCGCGGCAAGCTCTTCACCGTGTATAAGCCCAACATCGGGCGGCAGAGCCAGCTGGAGACGTTCGACAGCCTGTGCCGGAAGTTCCACCGG GTGACAGCGGAGGAGGCCAGGGAGCACTGGGAGAGCAGCTACACCTTCTCGCTGACGCACTGCAGCCACACCACGTG GAACCGGCACTGCCGGCTGGCGCAGCAGGGTAAGGATTGTGCGCAGGGCCTGCGGCTGCGCCACCACTACATGCTGTGCGGGGCCCTGCTGCGCGTGTGGGGCCGCATCGCCGCCGTCATGGCCGACGTCACCAGCAGCAGCTACCTGCAGATAGTACGTCTCAAGACCAAGGACAAGAAGAAGCAAGTTG GCATCAAGATCCCCGAGGGCTGCGTGCACCGGGTGCTGCAGGAGCTGCAGCTCATGGACGCCGACGTGAAGCACAAGCAGGCGCGCAGCCGCGGGCTTCCCCCTCCACCGGCCGCCCTGCGCCCGCTTGCACTGCCCTGCGGCCCCAGCGAGGTCCTGGACCTCACCTACAGCCCGCCCGCCCAGGCCTTCCCTCTGCCCTCGCCGTTCACCTTCCCACCGCCGCCGGTCCCCGGCCCCGGTGGCCTGCTGCTGGGCGCTCCGGATGCCCCCGAGGCCCCGACTGACCCCGCGGCCCTCCTGCACCAGGGCTGTGACATCAACTTCAAGGAGGTTCTGGAGGACATGCTGCGCTCCCTCAACGCTGTGCCACCCGCCGAACCCCCAGGCCCTCTGGGGGCTGGCGCCGGGGCCCCGGGCGCTCCTGGGGGCGGTGGGGGCCCTGAGCGGCAGAGCGTCATCCAGTTCAGCCCCCCATTCCCAAACTCCTAG